A genomic stretch from Oleomonas cavernae includes:
- a CDS encoding GNAT family N-acetyltransferase: MATISIALEPPDQPDVLALIRALDDFHAGLYPADSNHFLDVESMKGPAVSFVVARLDGAAVGCGALLRDPRGFGEIKRMYLTPDARGQGIGRKILDRLIALAEEAGLAPLRLETGIHNLEALSLYRSLGFAERGPFGDYAPDPNSVFLERRG; encoded by the coding sequence ATGGCGACGATTTCCATCGCGCTCGAGCCGCCCGATCAGCCCGATGTGCTGGCGCTGATTCGGGCCCTCGACGATTTCCACGCCGGCCTCTACCCGGCCGACAGCAATCATTTCCTGGATGTCGAGAGCATGAAGGGGCCGGCGGTCTCCTTCGTGGTCGCGCGCCTGGATGGGGCGGCGGTGGGCTGCGGCGCCTTGCTGCGTGACCCCCGTGGCTTCGGCGAGATCAAGCGCATGTATCTGACGCCGGACGCCCGGGGCCAGGGCATCGGCCGCAAGATTCTGGACCGGCTGATCGCCCTGGCCGAGGAAGCCGGCCTTGCCCCGCTTCGGCTGGAGACCGGCATCCACAACCTCGAGGCGCTCAGCCTCTATCGCTCGCTCGGTTTTGCCGAGCGGGGGCCGTTCGGCGATTACGCGCCGGATCCCAACAGCGTGTTCCTGGAGCGGCGCGGCTAA
- a CDS encoding MFS transporter, whose product MTIGAGVALVAVGFLDFALLPNLTGLIIGVIVIDFGVQLSMVSHQARIFALEPAARSRINTVFMTALFSVGAMGSGAASIAWVNGGWLAVSLLGLGAALLGLAVHLLWHPRR is encoded by the coding sequence GTGACCATCGGCGCCGGTGTCGCACTGGTGGCCGTGGGTTTCCTCGATTTCGCCCTGCTGCCCAACCTGACGGGCCTCATCATCGGCGTGATCGTGATCGATTTCGGGGTTCAGCTCTCGATGGTCTCGCACCAAGCGCGGATCTTCGCCCTGGAACCGGCGGCCCGCAGCCGCATCAACACGGTCTTCATGACCGCGCTGTTTTCGGTCGGGGCCATGGGCTCGGGTGCCGCCAGCATCGCCTGGGTGAACGGCGGCTGGCTGGCGGTGTCGCTACTGGGGCTGGGTGCTGCGTTGCTGGGCCTCGCCGTACACTTGTTGTGGCATCCGCGCCGCTAG
- a CDS encoding MFS transporter produces MTSPVSTLEAAPPVGRLVIFAMAIACGIAVANLYYSQPLLGLIAADLGLSEGAVGIVPMATQIGYALGLFLLVPLGDMLDRRRLILIQAGALTLALVGVALSPNLVVLIVGSVAIGIASSIAQQIIPFAAELADDGSRGRVVGVVMSGLLAGILLARVFSGLVGEHFGWRTTYWLAALLTIGLGVMLGRILPRGRARPDTRYLALLASIGAVARRNPLLIKSAVVQSTLFWGFSVFWSTLALYLASPRFLLGADVAGLFGILALVGVFAAPLPGAWPIPVARR; encoded by the coding sequence ATGACCAGCCCTGTATCGACGCTTGAAGCCGCCCCGCCCGTGGGGCGCCTTGTCATCTTTGCCATGGCGATCGCTTGCGGCATCGCCGTCGCCAACCTCTACTACAGCCAGCCGCTGCTGGGCCTGATCGCCGCCGACCTGGGCTTGAGCGAGGGGGCCGTCGGCATCGTGCCGATGGCGACCCAGATCGGCTATGCGCTGGGATTGTTCCTGCTGGTGCCCCTGGGCGACATGCTCGATCGCCGCCGGCTGATCCTGATCCAGGCGGGTGCGCTGACCCTGGCGCTGGTCGGGGTTGCCCTGTCGCCCAATCTCGTGGTGCTGATCGTCGGTTCGGTAGCCATCGGCATCGCCTCGTCCATCGCCCAGCAGATCATTCCCTTTGCCGCGGAACTGGCCGACGACGGCAGCCGGGGCCGGGTGGTCGGCGTGGTGATGAGCGGCCTGCTGGCCGGCATTCTGCTGGCCCGGGTCTTTTCCGGCCTGGTCGGGGAACATTTCGGCTGGCGCACCACCTATTGGCTGGCGGCGCTGCTGACCATCGGCCTGGGCGTCATGCTGGGGCGGATATTGCCCAGGGGCCGTGCCCGTCCCGACACGCGCTATCTGGCCCTGCTCGCCTCGATCGGTGCGGTGGCAAGGCGCAACCCGCTGCTGATCAAATCGGCCGTCGTCCAGTCGACCCTGTTCTGGGGCTTCTCGGTGTTCTGGTCGACCCTGGCGCTCTACCTCGCCAGCCCGCGCTTCCTGCTGGGGGCCGATGTCGCCGGGCTGTTCGGCATCCTGGCGCTGGTCGGTGTGTTCGCCGCCCCATTGCCGGGCGCCTGGCCGATACCCGTGGCCCGGCGGTGA
- the purC gene encoding phosphoribosylaminoimidazolesuccinocarboxamide synthase yields the protein MSRRKQIYEGKAKILYEGPEPGTLVQYFKDDATAFNNQKKGTITGKGVINNRISEYIMTLLNEIGVPTHFVRRLNMREQLIKEVEIIPLEVVVRNVAAGSISTRLGIPEGTQLPRSIVEFFYKADELNDPMVTEEHITAFGWASPQDIDDVMALALRINDFLIGLFLGVGIRLVDFKVEFGRLWQNDEMRIILADEISPDNCRLWDIRTNEKLDKDRFRRDLGGSEEAYQEVARRLGILPEGGPRDMKGPR from the coding sequence ATGAGCCGCCGCAAGCAGATTTACGAGGGCAAGGCGAAGATCCTTTACGAAGGGCCCGAGCCTGGCACCCTGGTGCAATATTTCAAAGACGATGCGACCGCCTTCAACAATCAGAAGAAGGGGACGATCACGGGTAAGGGCGTGATCAACAATCGCATCTCCGAATATATCATGACCTTGCTCAACGAGATCGGCGTGCCGACGCATTTCGTCCGGCGGCTGAACATGCGCGAGCAGTTGATCAAGGAAGTGGAGATCATTCCGCTCGAGGTCGTGGTGCGCAATGTCGCCGCCGGCTCGATCTCGACCCGACTCGGGATTCCCGAGGGCACGCAACTGCCCCGTTCGATCGTCGAGTTCTTCTACAAGGCCGACGAGCTCAACGACCCGATGGTGACCGAAGAGCATATCACCGCCTTCGGCTGGGCCTCGCCCCAGGACATCGACGACGTCATGGCCCTGGCGCTGCGGATCAACGATTTCCTGATCGGCCTGTTCTTAGGCGTCGGCATCCGCCTGGTCGACTTCAAGGTCGAATTCGGCCGGCTGTGGCAGAACGACGAGATGCGCATCATCCTGGCCGACGAGATCAGCCCGGACAATTGCCGCCTGTGGGACATCCGCACCAACGAGAAGCTGGACAAGGACCGCTTCCGTCGCGACCTCGGCGGCTCGGAAGAGGCCTATCAGGAAGTGGCGCGTCGCCTGGGGATTCTCCCCGAAGGCGGCCCCCGCGACATGAAAGGCCCGAGGTGA
- a CDS encoding calcium-binding protein: MGTNGADDISGDGGDNRLDGGLGADRLTGRLGNDTYVVDNVGDVVVETRNAGHDTVLTSLHAYVLGAELEDLTFVGTGNLDATGNTLANVMTGGAGDDDLNGGRGTDTLRGGLGNDTYVVDHPSDVVEEAADAGFDTVETTLNYALGANVEGLLLRGTAALSGTGNSLANTLTGNGANNTLEGLGGDDTLLGKGGSDKLLGGDGADWLDGGTGDDNLRGGLGNDTYVVDSVTDLVSEANGDGVDTLRTSVSYTLGSGLENLIVTTSQAVTVTGNSLANVMTGSNGASTLAGLRGNDILTGGGGADTFVFGANFGKDTITDFASADVISFQDGLFTDFTDVVMHAVQVGSDVVITYNTANTITLQDYGVGLLNSGDFLFA; encoded by the coding sequence ATGGGCACGAACGGGGCCGACGACATCAGCGGCGACGGCGGCGACAACCGCCTCGACGGCGGCCTGGGTGCCGACCGCCTGACGGGGCGCCTGGGCAACGATACCTATGTCGTCGACAATGTGGGCGATGTGGTGGTGGAGACGCGGAACGCCGGCCACGACACGGTGCTGACCTCGCTCCATGCCTATGTCCTGGGGGCCGAGCTGGAGGACCTGACGTTCGTGGGCACGGGCAATCTCGACGCGACCGGCAACACCCTGGCCAATGTCATGACCGGCGGTGCGGGTGACGACGATCTGAATGGCGGGCGCGGCACCGACACGCTGCGCGGCGGCCTGGGCAACGACACCTATGTCGTCGATCATCCAAGCGACGTGGTGGAGGAGGCGGCGGATGCCGGCTTCGACACGGTCGAGACCACGCTGAACTACGCGCTGGGCGCCAATGTCGAGGGTCTGCTGCTGCGCGGTACCGCTGCCTTGTCCGGCACCGGCAACAGCCTTGCCAACACGCTTACCGGCAACGGCGCCAACAACACGCTCGAAGGCCTCGGCGGCGACGACACGCTGCTGGGCAAGGGCGGCAGCGACAAGCTGCTGGGCGGTGACGGGGCCGACTGGCTGGACGGCGGCACCGGCGACGACAACCTGCGCGGCGGCCTGGGCAACGATACCTATGTCGTGGACTCCGTGACCGACCTGGTCTCGGAAGCCAACGGCGACGGTGTCGACACGTTGCGGACCAGTGTCTCCTACACCCTGGGCTCGGGCCTGGAGAACCTGATCGTCACCACGTCGCAGGCGGTGACGGTCACCGGCAACAGCTTGGCCAATGTGATGACCGGCAGCAACGGTGCGAGCACCCTGGCCGGCCTGCGTGGCAACGATATCCTGACCGGCGGCGGCGGGGCGGACACCTTCGTGTTCGGCGCCAACTTCGGCAAAGACACGATCACCGATTTTGCCTCGGCCGACGTGATCAGTTTCCAGGATGGCTTGTTCACCGACTTCACGGATGTGGTGATGCATGCCGTCCAGGTCGGGTCGGATGTCGTGATCACCTACAACACGGCCAATACCATCACGCTTCAAGACTATGGGGTGGGCCTGCTGAACTCCGGCGACTTCCTGTTC
- a CDS encoding beta strand repeat-containing protein, translated as MPAFPSTIDLAALNGSDGFALVGPGDYQAEFNGDHVAGVGDINGDGFDDVLSGATRVGAWYDGAVQLIRGTDAPHPALGSLGGFEFVPEGGEYEYFGRVQGAGDVNGDGFADFIASGGGGTLYYTPANYVVFGSDGALPYSLVTVNGTNGFKVQDGTVSAAGDVNGDGFSDLFLGTSVVFGKAGGFTEFVDATGLDGTNGFALTGVVGPYTSAGDVNGDGFGDLIIGNSQADTNGTNSGEAYLVFGKAGGFAASFDPATVDGTTGFKIVGAAAGDMAGRSVASAGDVNGDGFDDIVVFASGAATSYVVFGKASGFGAGINLASINGTNGFRITGSTTTAKAAGDLNGDGLGDLVLNSGHVVFGQAGFTVPDIDVSTLDGTNGFSVVGTGIDIRSWNFTAAGDINGDGFDDLAVGTPFADDPAGEYSYAQYPNAVGMVFFIFGHVGPAQNWVGTSANELHVGSGDDDILNGAGGKDHLKGIGGDDTLIGGPGGDILDGGEGIDTASFVGALGGVNVQLLTGGATGPGIGNDTLFSIENVIGSQFDDFIIGSFGNNRLDGGAGADLMDASLGDDTYVVDNVGDTLGEDPNEGNDTVETRLAALTLFANVENLTYVGSGNFSATGNKLANNIEGGSGDDALNGSLGNDVLYGGAGHDELNGGRGTDTLHGGTGDDTYIVDHPGDVVEEAVGEGLDTVETTLNYTLGDNVDALLLRGTGALSGTGNGLANTLTGNAANNTLSGLGGDDTLLGKGGNDKLLGAEGADLLDGGTGDDSMRGGLGDDTYVVDSVGDVASEANGGGVDTVRTSVSFTLGSGLDNLIITTSQAANGTGNNLANILTGGNGANVLTGGGGNDTLTGDSGADTFVFGTGFGHDRITDFAANDLIRFEDGLFTDFADVMAHASQSGADVVIDHAHAHTITIENYVLGNLNAGDFLFA; from the coding sequence ATGCCGGCTTTTCCGTCCACGATCGATCTGGCTGCCCTGAACGGCTCTGACGGCTTCGCCCTTGTCGGGCCTGGCGACTATCAGGCGGAATTCAACGGCGACCATGTGGCCGGCGTCGGCGATATCAACGGCGACGGTTTCGATGATGTCCTGTCCGGCGCCACCCGCGTCGGCGCCTGGTACGACGGCGCCGTGCAACTCATCCGGGGCACGGACGCGCCGCATCCGGCCCTGGGCAGCCTGGGCGGCTTCGAATTCGTCCCCGAAGGCGGCGAGTACGAATATTTCGGTCGCGTCCAGGGGGCAGGCGATGTCAACGGCGACGGCTTCGCCGATTTCATCGCCAGTGGGGGCGGCGGCACCCTTTACTATACGCCGGCGAACTATGTCGTCTTCGGCTCGGATGGGGCGTTGCCCTACAGTCTGGTGACTGTCAACGGCACCAACGGCTTCAAGGTGCAGGACGGCACGGTCAGCGCCGCGGGCGACGTCAATGGCGACGGCTTCAGCGACCTGTTCCTGGGCACCAGCGTCGTCTTCGGCAAGGCCGGCGGCTTCACTGAATTCGTCGATGCCACGGGCCTTGATGGCACCAACGGCTTTGCGCTGACCGGCGTCGTCGGCCCTTACACCTCTGCGGGCGACGTCAACGGCGACGGCTTCGGCGACCTCATCATCGGCAACAGCCAGGCCGACACCAACGGCACCAATTCGGGCGAGGCCTATCTCGTCTTCGGCAAGGCCGGCGGCTTCGCGGCCAGCTTCGACCCGGCCACGGTTGATGGCACGACGGGCTTCAAGATCGTCGGCGCGGCAGCCGGCGACATGGCCGGCAGGTCGGTCGCCTCGGCGGGCGACGTGAACGGCGATGGCTTCGACGATATCGTGGTCTTTGCCTCGGGCGCGGCCACCTCCTATGTCGTGTTCGGCAAGGCTTCCGGTTTCGGTGCCGGCATCAATCTCGCCTCGATCAACGGCACCAACGGCTTCCGCATCACCGGCTCGACCACGACCGCCAAAGCCGCCGGCGACCTGAACGGCGACGGCCTGGGAGACCTCGTCCTGAACAGCGGCCATGTCGTGTTCGGCCAGGCCGGCTTCACGGTTCCCGACATCGACGTCAGCACCCTCGACGGCACCAATGGCTTTTCTGTCGTCGGCACGGGGATCGACATCAGAAGCTGGAACTTCACCGCTGCTGGCGACATCAACGGCGACGGCTTCGACGATCTCGCCGTCGGCACGCCTTTCGCCGATGATCCGGCCGGCGAGTACAGCTACGCACAATATCCCAATGCCGTGGGCATGGTCTTCTTCATCTTCGGCCACGTCGGCCCGGCGCAGAACTGGGTGGGTACCTCGGCCAATGAGCTGCATGTCGGCAGCGGCGACGACGACATCCTGAACGGCGCCGGCGGCAAGGACCACCTCAAAGGCATCGGCGGTGACGACACCCTGATCGGCGGCCCCGGCGGCGACATCCTCGACGGCGGCGAGGGTATCGACACGGCCTCTTTCGTGGGCGCCCTGGGCGGTGTGAACGTGCAGCTTCTGACGGGAGGCGCGACCGGACCCGGCATCGGCAACGACACGCTGTTCAGCATCGAGAATGTGATCGGCAGCCAATTCGACGACTTCATCATCGGCAGCTTCGGCAACAACCGCTTGGACGGCGGGGCTGGCGCCGACCTGATGGACGCGTCCCTCGGGGACGATACCTATGTCGTCGACAATGTCGGCGACACCCTGGGCGAAGACCCCAACGAGGGCAACGATACGGTGGAGACGAGGTTGGCCGCGCTGACGCTTTTCGCCAACGTGGAAAACCTCACCTATGTCGGCTCGGGCAATTTCAGCGCCACCGGCAACAAGCTGGCGAACAACATCGAAGGCGGCAGCGGCGACGACGCCTTGAACGGCAGCCTGGGTAATGACGTCCTGTACGGCGGCGCTGGCCATGACGAGCTGAACGGGGGCCGTGGCACGGATACGCTGCACGGCGGCACGGGCGACGATACCTATATCGTGGATCATCCAGGCGATGTGGTCGAAGAGGCGGTTGGCGAGGGCCTCGACACCGTCGAGACGACGCTGAACTACACCCTGGGCGACAATGTGGATGCCCTGCTGCTGCGTGGCACCGGCGCGTTGTCGGGCACCGGCAACGGGCTTGCGAACACCTTGACGGGTAATGCCGCCAATAACACGCTGAGCGGCCTCGGCGGCGATGACACCCTGCTGGGCAAGGGCGGCAACGACAAGCTGCTGGGCGCCGAGGGGGCCGATCTGCTCGATGGCGGCACCGGCGACGACAGCATGCGCGGCGGCCTGGGCGACGACACCTATGTCGTCGACTCCGTGGGGGACGTGGCCAGCGAGGCCAACGGCGGCGGCGTCGACACGGTGCGGACCAGCGTGTCGTTCACCTTGGGCTCGGGCCTCGACAACCTGATCATCACCACGTCACAGGCGGCAAACGGGACCGGCAACAATCTGGCCAACATCCTGACCGGCGGCAACGGGGCCAATGTCCTGACCGGCGGCGGCGGCAACGATACCCTGACCGGGGACAGCGGCGCCGATACCTTCGTCTTCGGCACCGGCTTCGGCCATGACCGGATCACCGATTTCGCCGCCAACGACCTGATCAGGTTCGAGGACGGCTTGTTCACCGATTTCGCCGATGTCATGGCCCATGCCAGCCAATCGGGGGCCGATGTGGTGATCGACCACGCTCACGCCCACACGATCACGATCGAAAACTATGTGCTCGGCAACCTGAACGCCGGCGACTTCCTGTTTGCGTAA
- the purS gene encoding phosphoribosylformylglycinamidine synthase subunit PurS, with protein sequence MKARVHVTLKHGVLDPQGKAIAGALASLGFGGVEDVRQGKYLELELAETDAAKAQAAVKAMCEKLLANTVIENYSIELV encoded by the coding sequence GTGAAGGCGCGCGTCCACGTCACGCTGAAACACGGCGTTCTCGATCCCCAGGGCAAGGCGATCGCCGGCGCCCTAGCCTCGCTGGGCTTTGGCGGTGTCGAAGATGTCCGGCAGGGCAAATACCTCGAACTCGAACTGGCCGAGACCGACGCCGCCAAGGCACAGGCAGCGGTCAAGGCGATGTGCGAGAAGCTGCTGGCCAACACGGTGATCGAAAACTACTCGATCGAGCTGGTGTAA
- a CDS encoding DUF1476 domain-containing protein, which produces MVDFKDRETGFEAKFAHDEDKRFRAVARRNKLLGLWAAGKLGMSGDAAEAYAKEVIVADFVEAGDEDVVRKVLADFVGKGLDLTDRHIRAEIELLNNKVLSEIE; this is translated from the coding sequence ATGGTCGATTTCAAGGATCGCGAAACCGGCTTCGAGGCCAAGTTCGCCCATGACGAGGACAAGCGATTCCGCGCCGTCGCCCGGCGCAACAAGCTCCTCGGCCTGTGGGCTGCCGGCAAGCTCGGCATGTCCGGAGATGCCGCCGAGGCCTATGCCAAGGAAGTGATCGTCGCGGATTTCGTCGAGGCCGGTGACGAGGACGTCGTCCGCAAGGTTCTGGCCGACTTTGTCGGCAAGGGCCTGGATCTGACGGACCGCCACATTCGGGCCGAGATCGAGCTGCTGAACAACAAAGTCCTGTCCGAGATCGAGTAG
- a CDS encoding integrin alpha, whose translation MPAFAETFDLADLDGENGFHLVSEAGSYNFGYSIATLGDVNGDGFDDIAVNSFDGPTILLGGQGPFAPSTTVSNEFPFETRTATLPDDLTEYESWIVGIGDVNGDGFADFDHHAFYATETYYEYEYGDSWTEIFFHDYGRIQYGGGSAATTGKRFGDRGLEDVDPSWLVPLGDVNGDGFDDVVVYVQDGSHPKVVFGSATGLPDNVNRGSAPSLAFTGASPFEINGAGDVNGDGITDVVVGVSDSSGVDHYVVYGGAGLAPGFFDLTSLDGTNGFKLTDARTVGTVGDVDGDGLDDLVVSMSGRTSSDPYYVVYGRAAGPAAIDASAVDGSDGFQIVNAGTRWVGRAGDINADGLDDFLIGNDYVVFGRADVGTGGLDATSVDGDNGFQIVATGIDTTSSWGGLIVQAAGDVNGDGVDDLVAGTRLENSVHVILGHAASAVNWVGTSARENHGGSPENDVLNGAGGNDYLRGWAVTTC comes from the coding sequence ATGCCAGCCTTTGCAGAGACCTTCGACCTCGCCGATCTCGACGGCGAAAACGGTTTCCACCTTGTCAGCGAAGCCGGCAGTTACAATTTCGGTTACTCGATCGCCACCCTGGGCGACGTCAATGGCGACGGCTTTGATGACATTGCCGTCAATTCCTTCGACGGGCCAACCATCTTGCTCGGGGGGCAGGGGCCATTCGCGCCGTCGACCACCGTCAGCAACGAATTTCCTTTCGAAACCCGCACGGCCACGCTGCCCGACGATCTCACCGAGTATGAGAGCTGGATCGTGGGGATCGGCGACGTCAACGGCGACGGCTTCGCCGATTTCGACCACCATGCCTTCTACGCAACGGAAACCTACTACGAATACGAATACGGCGATTCCTGGACAGAAATATTCTTCCATGACTACGGCCGCATCCAGTATGGCGGCGGCAGCGCGGCGACGACCGGCAAGCGCTTCGGCGACCGCGGCCTGGAGGACGTCGACCCATCGTGGCTGGTGCCGCTCGGCGATGTGAACGGCGACGGCTTTGACGATGTCGTCGTCTATGTCCAGGACGGCTCCCACCCCAAGGTGGTCTTTGGCAGTGCCACGGGCCTTCCCGACAATGTGAACCGCGGCAGCGCCCCGAGCCTCGCCTTCACGGGGGCGTCGCCCTTTGAAATCAATGGGGCTGGCGACGTCAACGGCGACGGGATCACCGACGTGGTGGTGGGCGTCAGCGATTCCAGCGGCGTCGACCACTATGTGGTCTACGGCGGCGCGGGCCTCGCGCCCGGATTCTTCGACCTCACGTCTCTTGACGGCACCAACGGCTTCAAGCTGACCGATGCGAGGACCGTCGGTACGGTCGGCGACGTCGACGGCGATGGGCTGGACGACCTCGTCGTCAGCATGTCGGGCCGGACGAGCAGCGATCCGTATTATGTCGTCTATGGCCGGGCGGCCGGCCCCGCCGCGATCGACGCGAGTGCCGTGGACGGCAGCGATGGCTTCCAGATCGTCAATGCCGGCACGCGCTGGGTAGGCCGGGCCGGCGACATCAATGCCGACGGTCTGGACGATTTCCTGATCGGCAATGATTACGTGGTCTTCGGGCGGGCGGATGTCGGCACGGGGGGCCTCGATGCCACCAGCGTCGACGGCGACAATGGCTTCCAGATCGTGGCCACAGGCATAGACACCACCAGCAGCTGGGGCGGCTTGATCGTCCAGGCCGCGGGCGACGTGAACGGCGATGGGGTCGACGACCTCGTCGCCGGCACGCGGCTGGAAAACTCGGTCCACGTCATCCTGGGCCATGCGGCGTCAGCCGTGAACTGGGTCGGTACCTCGGCCCGCGAAAACCATGGCGGCAGCCCGGAGAACGACGTCCTGAACGGGGCCGGCGGCAACGACTACCTCCGGGGCTGGGCGGTGACGACCTGCTGA
- the purQ gene encoding phosphoribosylformylglycinamidine synthase subunit PurQ, whose product MKAAVVVFPGSNRERDVALAIERAAHRPASYVWHGDTDLPEGTDLVVLPGGFSYGDYLRCGAMSALSPIMRAVKDHAARGGAVIGICNGFQILAEAGLVPGTLMRNASLKFVCRDVHLRVEATNAAFTSLYQPGQVIRVPVAHAEGNYFADDTTLDRLEGEGLVAFRYCDPAGQITPDSSPNGASRNIAGVFNETRNVLGLMPHPENMTEDVIGGTDGAILFESLVKALP is encoded by the coding sequence ATGAAGGCGGCCGTCGTCGTCTTCCCCGGATCGAACCGCGAGCGCGATGTGGCGCTGGCCATCGAACGGGCCGCGCACCGCCCCGCCAGCTATGTCTGGCACGGTGACACCGACCTGCCCGAGGGCACCGACCTGGTCGTGCTGCCCGGCGGCTTCTCCTATGGCGACTATCTGCGCTGCGGCGCCATGTCGGCGCTCTCGCCGATCATGCGCGCGGTCAAGGACCATGCCGCCCGCGGCGGTGCCGTGATCGGCATCTGCAACGGCTTCCAGATCCTGGCCGAGGCCGGCCTGGTGCCGGGCACCTTGATGCGCAACGCCTCGCTGAAATTCGTCTGCCGCGACGTGCACCTGCGGGTCGAGGCGACCAACGCCGCCTTCACCTCGCTGTACCAGCCGGGCCAGGTCATCCGCGTGCCGGTCGCCCATGCCGAGGGGAACTATTTCGCGGATGACACGACGCTCGATCGCCTGGAAGGCGAAGGCCTCGTCGCCTTCCGCTACTGCGATCCGGCTGGCCAGATCACGCCCGACTCCTCGCCCAACGGGGCCTCGCGCAATATCGCCGGTGTCTTCAACGAGACCCGCAACGTGCTGGGCCTGATGCCTCACCCTGAGAACATGACGGAAGACGTGATCGGCGGGACCGATGGCGCCATCCTGTTCGAAAGCCTCGTCAAGGCCCTTCCGTAA